In Synechococcus sp. Nb3U1, one DNA window encodes the following:
- a CDS encoding PadR family transcriptional regulator, which yields MALTHAILAALQEEPCSGYDLTKRFDGSVGFFWQASHQQIYRELSKLEEMGLLQSEVIRQTHRPDKKIYRVTPKGLNYLRQWIMEPGAASPTRDELLVKTFVGHLVDWPAFKALLEQQRGQHLERLAIYRRIEEQYFADPKTLPRHYRFQYATLRKGIRFEESWLAWCEEIMLLLQPDLP from the coding sequence TTGGCCTTAACCCACGCAATTTTGGCAGCCTTACAGGAAGAACCCTGCAGCGGTTACGACCTGACCAAACGGTTCGATGGCTCTGTTGGTTTTTTTTGGCAAGCTAGCCACCAGCAGATCTATCGGGAGCTGAGCAAACTGGAGGAGATGGGCCTATTGCAATCGGAGGTGATCCGCCAAACTCACCGACCGGACAAAAAGATTTACCGGGTCACCCCCAAAGGGCTGAATTACCTGCGCCAGTGGATTATGGAACCAGGGGCAGCCTCCCCGACACGGGATGAGCTGCTGGTGAAAACCTTCGTCGGGCACTTGGTGGATTGGCCTGCTTTCAAAGCCCTACTCGAACAACAACGGGGGCAACATCTGGAGCGACTGGCCATTTACCGCCGCATCGAAGAGCAATACTTTGCCGATCCCAAAACTTTGCCGCGACACTACCGTTTTCAGTACGCCACCCTCCGCAAAGGGATCCGTTTTGAGGAATCTTGGTTAGCTTGGTGTGAGGAGATCATGCTGCTGCTGCAACCGGATCTGCCTTAA
- a CDS encoding phosphate ABC transporter substrate-binding protein: protein MTAQRSGPPPIVYILLLGLLGGGGWYAYSSGLLNAQLNPSKTESTPTQAGIPATQPTQLQKTTPTQPQAQVPNAPANPINLDTSLPNPAVIQMDGSVTMVRIVLALRAGYTQRNPSIPITYGIPDGKPNGSNAGMQALMNGQIQLAATSRPLNATEVQAGIQAIPIAKDALAVAVSINNPYKGGLTLQQLADIFQGRITNWSQVGGPNRPIRVLNRARQSGTYTVFQDLVLLGLSFAPDGPNFTTASEDATTPLLRALGEDGITYSTVDQVENQQTVRIVPIDGQMPTREAIQRGSYPLSRSVFLAVPQQTSPAVANFINYAASDAGQQIISRTEFIPLR, encoded by the coding sequence ATGACTGCTCAACGTTCCGGCCCACCTCCAATTGTCTATATTCTCTTGCTGGGTTTGCTGGGGGGTGGCGGCTGGTATGCGTATAGCTCTGGCCTGCTGAATGCCCAACTCAATCCTTCTAAGACTGAGTCTACACCTACTCAGGCAGGGATCCCTGCCACTCAACCGACCCAGTTACAAAAAACAACACCAACTCAACCTCAAGCCCAAGTTCCCAATGCACCGGCGAACCCCATCAATTTGGATACCTCCTTGCCAAACCCGGCCGTGATCCAGATGGATGGCAGCGTCACCATGGTTCGCATTGTCTTGGCTTTGCGAGCCGGCTATACCCAAAGGAACCCCAGTATTCCCATCACCTACGGGATCCCGGATGGTAAACCGAATGGATCCAATGCTGGCATGCAGGCTCTCATGAATGGCCAAATTCAGCTTGCTGCTACCTCTCGCCCGCTGAATGCCACTGAAGTTCAAGCCGGTATACAAGCCATCCCGATTGCCAAAGATGCGCTGGCGGTGGCAGTGAGTATCAATAACCCTTACAAAGGCGGCCTGACGCTGCAGCAGCTAGCGGATATTTTTCAGGGGCGCATCACCAATTGGAGCCAAGTGGGTGGGCCGAACCGCCCCATTCGCGTTCTTAACCGGGCCCGCCAGAGCGGCACCTATACCGTTTTCCAAGATTTGGTTTTGTTGGGGTTATCTTTTGCCCCGGATGGGCCGAATTTCACCACTGCTAGTGAAGATGCTACCACACCGCTTTTGCGTGCTCTCGGTGAAGATGGCATTACTTACAGCACTGTAGACCAAGTGGAAAATCAGCAAACGGTGCGGATTGTGCCCATCGATGGCCAGATGCCCACCCGCGAGGCCATCCAAAGGGGCAGCTACCCTTTGTCCCGCAGTGTGTTCCTAGCCGTACCTCAGCAAACCAGCCCTGCTGTGGCCAATTTCATCAACTACGCCGCCTCTGATGCAGGTCAGCAGATCATCTCCCGCACCGAGTTCATCCCCCTGAGGTAG
- a CDS encoding ABC transporter permease: protein MFSALSPPNPTMMFDRFTPILTRLHRWLGSLLGVAEDFPLHLPDWDLPKLAGTVGEKLRPPQTDTASVKSTPVISPTGLNLRKWFNLDIIAPVIVGILFLVGWEVAVRVTGMPHYLLPGPILVVQTLFQEWGTLFPSLLITLQITVVAFFCATISGLLISILFTQSKWIERSFFPYAVILQTMPIVSIAPLIIIWLRNNTFAAMVVCAWIVAFFPIISNTTLGLNSADHNLLNLFQLYKANRWQTLIYLRLPSAMPYFMGGLRISGGLSLIGAVVAEFVAGTGGQRAGIAYQILISSFNLQVPRMFAALIMVTSLGILIFVSMSALSDKMLGKWHESAMRREN, encoded by the coding sequence TTGTTTAGCGCCCTTTCACCCCCAAACCCCACGATGATGTTCGACCGTTTCACCCCAATTCTGACCAGGCTGCACCGCTGGCTGGGATCCCTTTTGGGCGTAGCTGAGGACTTTCCCCTGCACTTGCCGGATTGGGATCTGCCCAAACTGGCCGGTACGGTTGGAGAAAAACTCAGACCCCCACAGACAGATACTGCCTCTGTGAAGAGTACTCCCGTGATATCACCCACAGGGCTGAACCTGCGCAAATGGTTCAATCTGGATATCATTGCCCCAGTGATCGTCGGGATCCTCTTCTTGGTGGGCTGGGAAGTGGCGGTGCGAGTGACGGGAATGCCCCACTACCTGTTGCCAGGGCCGATTTTGGTGGTGCAAACTCTGTTTCAAGAATGGGGAACGCTTTTCCCTTCCCTGCTGATCACGCTGCAAATTACGGTGGTGGCCTTCTTTTGTGCCACGATATCGGGGCTTTTAATCTCGATTTTGTTTACCCAAAGCAAGTGGATTGAGCGCAGCTTTTTCCCTTATGCGGTGATTTTGCAGACCATGCCAATTGTCTCGATCGCGCCGCTGATCATCATTTGGTTACGTAACAACACTTTTGCTGCCATGGTAGTTTGCGCCTGGATTGTGGCCTTTTTCCCGATTATTTCCAATACCACCCTGGGCCTAAATAGCGCCGACCACAATTTGCTGAACCTGTTCCAGCTTTATAAAGCCAATCGTTGGCAAACCCTGATCTATCTGCGTTTGCCTAGTGCTATGCCCTACTTTATGGGAGGGTTGCGCATCAGTGGTGGTTTGTCTTTGATTGGGGCTGTGGTGGCTGAGTTTGTTGCCGGTACGGGTGGCCAACGGGCCGGGATCGCCTACCAAATTTTGATTTCCAGCTTTAATTTGCAGGTGCCCCGAATGTTTGCGGCCCTGATCATGGTCACCAGCTTGGGGATCTTGATCTTTGTTTCCATGAGTGCTTTATCCGACAAGATGTTGGGCAAGTGGCATGAGAGCGCCATGCGTCGAGAAAACTGA
- a CDS encoding ABC transporter ATP-binding protein — MSAPVITLSHVSKVYSNGTVALQDMNMTIQEGQFVSLVGPSGCGKSTVLRLIAGLGGMTTGSIEWGQSLTENPKLAFVFQEPALMPWATVMDNVRLPLKLAGEPKQKADQDVLESLQLVSLRGFERSFPRELSGGMRMRVSIARALVTKPQVLLMDEPFGALDEITRSKLNSDVLELWQAKRWTVIFVTHNIYEAVYLSNRVVVMAARPGRVVADIPIDAPYPRSEEFRTSPLYNDYCREVSARLQEAMHGTAQDHHLRPLSAGRSR; from the coding sequence ATGTCCGCTCCTGTGATTACCCTCAGCCATGTCAGCAAAGTTTACTCCAATGGCACGGTGGCTTTGCAAGACATGAACATGACCATCCAAGAAGGGCAGTTTGTCAGCTTGGTAGGGCCATCCGGTTGTGGCAAAAGTACGGTGCTGCGGCTGATCGCGGGTCTGGGGGGTATGACCACAGGCTCCATCGAATGGGGTCAATCCTTGACGGAGAACCCCAAGCTGGCTTTTGTCTTCCAAGAACCAGCTCTCATGCCTTGGGCAACAGTGATGGACAATGTGCGGCTTCCCCTCAAGCTGGCGGGTGAACCCAAGCAAAAGGCCGACCAAGATGTGTTGGAATCGTTGCAACTGGTGAGTTTACGGGGGTTTGAGCGCAGTTTTCCACGGGAGTTATCGGGTGGGATGCGGATGCGGGTTTCCATTGCCCGAGCGCTGGTCACCAAACCCCAAGTGCTGTTGATGGATGAACCGTTTGGGGCCTTGGATGAGATCACCCGCAGCAAATTAAACAGTGATGTACTGGAACTATGGCAAGCAAAACGCTGGACGGTGATCTTTGTCACCCACAACATTTATGAGGCAGTTTACCTCTCCAATCGAGTGGTGGTGATGGCAGCTCGCCCAGGTCGGGTGGTGGCCGATATCCCCATCGATGCGCCCTATCCCCGCTCGGAGGAGTTTCGCACCTCACCCCTCTACAACGACTACTGCCGCGAAGTTTCGGCCCGTTTGCAAGAAGCCATGCACGGTACCGCTCAGGATCATCACCTGCGCCCTCTCTCAGCTGGACGTTCCCGCTAA
- a CDS encoding DUF2996 domain-containing protein, whose amino-acid sequence MSGEPTPETSVPEEAAAQKPSRAKAAKPAAPESDGAEATPKAAGKKAAKAKEEKPFEQEITEDVIPAAVAAFQKRGVEDLQLRLEGKTLLGSFAGGKKQFSVLFAEGSLNGRKFFRCATEGSPASTIESFMIDERRVDVNLLVFYLVQRLYAQQWY is encoded by the coding sequence ATGTCTGGAGAACCTACCCCGGAAACCTCTGTGCCCGAAGAGGCCGCTGCCCAAAAGCCCTCTCGAGCCAAAGCTGCCAAACCAGCTGCCCCCGAGTCAGATGGTGCTGAAGCAACCCCAAAAGCAGCTGGCAAGAAAGCAGCTAAAGCTAAAGAAGAAAAACCCTTTGAGCAAGAAATCACTGAGGATGTGATCCCAGCTGCGGTGGCTGCTTTTCAAAAACGGGGAGTGGAGGATCTGCAACTGCGCCTAGAGGGAAAAACCTTGCTTGGCTCCTTTGCGGGCGGAAAAAAGCAATTTAGTGTGTTGTTCGCCGAGGGATCCCTCAACGGTCGTAAGTTCTTTCGCTGTGCTACCGAGGGATCCCCAGCCAGCACCATTGAGTCGTTCATGATCGATGAACGGCGGGTGGATGTCAATCTGCTGGTGTTTTACCTGGTACAGCGGCTTTATGCCCAGCAGTGGTATTGA
- a CDS encoding NAD(P)H-quinone oxidoreductase subunit M, with the protein MLKCTTRHVHIFAGEVTANNDFLPREDLFTLDVDPDNELVWNDAALQKVYAHFEELVAGYKGRDLTEYNMRRIGSDLEHFIRSLLKQGEIAYNLQGRTPNFSMGFPQIPAEEIVGQYIPKG; encoded by the coding sequence ATGCTGAAATGCACCACCCGCCACGTTCATATTTTTGCTGGTGAGGTCACGGCGAATAACGACTTCCTGCCCCGAGAAGACCTGTTCACCCTGGATGTTGATCCGGACAACGAGCTGGTCTGGAATGATGCCGCCCTCCAGAAGGTCTATGCCCACTTCGAGGAGTTGGTAGCGGGCTACAAAGGTCGGGACTTAACGGAGTACAATATGCGCCGTATTGGATCGGATCTGGAGCACTTCATTCGGTCTCTGCTTAAGCAAGGGGAGATCGCCTACAACCTACAGGGGCGTACCCCCAACTTCAGCATGGGTTTCCCCCAGATCCCGGCGGAAGAAATTGTCGGTCAGTACATCCCCAAAGGCTAG
- a CDS encoding iron-containing alcohol dehydrogenase family protein, with translation MLSTPSDFELDFDVAIPAPGRVYRGHHILEWVPLTVLGSHVLVIGGERSLAVVQPALEQNFARDPEIRTHWTTYGVDCSELELERLQALTTAEQITGILGVGGGKALDASKLVAHRLRLPIVTVPTSAATCAAWSALSNIYSNAGAFQQDVALDKAPDALILDYNLIRQAPPRTLVAGIGDALAKWYESSVSSGASEDALVIGAVQQARVLRDLLLQGSLAALQRPGGVAWKQVVDACICLAGIVGGMGGAKCRTVAAHAVHNGLTHLLGHRATLHGEKVAFGILAQLRLEEILQGSQLALAARTQLMEFYRQVGLPLNLRDLNLAHLGSAELLQAAQVACQAGSDIHHLPFPVSPEALLVALTTTDLTSSSPVVPKP, from the coding sequence ATGTTGAGCACCCCTTCTGACTTTGAGTTGGATTTTGATGTTGCCATTCCTGCCCCAGGCCGAGTGTATCGGGGGCACCACATTCTAGAGTGGGTTCCCCTAACTGTACTGGGATCCCATGTGCTGGTGATCGGGGGAGAACGATCCTTGGCGGTGGTGCAGCCGGCTCTTGAGCAAAATTTTGCTCGGGATCCAGAGATTCGAACCCACTGGACAACCTACGGTGTGGATTGTAGCGAGTTAGAGTTGGAGCGTTTGCAGGCTCTGACAACAGCGGAACAGATCACCGGCATCCTGGGGGTGGGTGGAGGCAAAGCCCTAGATGCGTCCAAATTAGTAGCCCATCGATTGCGGCTCCCGATTGTGACCGTGCCCACTTCTGCAGCCACTTGTGCCGCCTGGAGCGCTCTCTCCAATATCTACTCCAATGCCGGAGCCTTTCAACAGGATGTGGCGTTGGACAAAGCGCCTGATGCCCTTATTCTCGACTACAACCTGATTCGACAAGCCCCACCGCGCACCTTGGTAGCTGGAATTGGGGATGCCTTGGCCAAGTGGTATGAGTCTTCCGTCAGTAGTGGCGCTTCTGAGGATGCCTTGGTAATTGGGGCAGTGCAACAGGCCCGCGTTTTGCGGGATTTGCTGCTCCAGGGATCCCTGGCGGCCCTACAAAGACCCGGTGGAGTGGCCTGGAAGCAGGTGGTCGATGCCTGTATTTGCCTGGCGGGGATCGTCGGCGGCATGGGAGGGGCCAAATGTCGTACAGTAGCAGCCCATGCGGTTCACAATGGTTTGACACATCTGTTGGGGCATCGTGCCACCCTGCACGGCGAAAAGGTTGCCTTCGGGATCCTGGCCCAATTGCGCCTCGAAGAGATCCTGCAAGGGAGTCAATTGGCTTTGGCGGCACGTACCCAGTTGATGGAGTTTTATCGTCAGGTGGGCTTGCCCCTCAATTTGCGAGATTTGAACCTAGCTCATCTGGGATCCGCCGAACTCCTACAAGCAGCTCAAGTGGCCTGCCAAGCAGGATCAGACATTCATCACTTGCCGTTTCCCGTCAGCCCGGAAGCACTACTGGTTGCTCTCACCACTACCGATTTGACCAGCTCAAGTCCTGTCGTGCCCAAACCTTGA
- a CDS encoding DUF2252 domain-containing protein gives MQSPFTFLRGSAIVMTADLATTPYTGIPVQACGDCHLLNFGGFATPERNLVFDINDFDETLIAPWEWDLKRLATSIYVAGQALQLPDLACVVATRACARAYRLALAQYSQMRTLDVWYARLDADWLIEHAPDTDTRKHWIDMAKRAFQQNMSRKAQKITEKINGKWQFIEDYPLLFHPPNRSDYFSEVATLFEDYRDSLQWDRQFLLDRYQLVDVALKVVGVGSVGTHCGVALLLDANGDPLLLQYKQAQPSVLESHLEPSTHEHAGQRIVTGQRLIQAASDIFLGWTSNTDGQDFYFRQLKDWKTSVKLKGMSACSLEDYSEICGSALARTHSRTGDAAMISGYLGKTDTFDQLITDFAIAYAHQVELDFQRLIEAVKSGRITAKER, from the coding sequence ATGCAATCTCCGTTCACGTTTCTACGGGGTAGCGCGATTGTTATGACAGCGGATTTGGCCACTACACCCTATACCGGGATCCCGGTACAAGCCTGTGGAGATTGTCATCTGCTGAATTTTGGTGGATTTGCCACCCCCGAACGAAATCTAGTCTTTGATATCAACGATTTTGACGAGACCTTGATAGCGCCCTGGGAATGGGATCTAAAACGACTGGCAACCAGTATTTATGTCGCTGGCCAAGCCTTACAACTGCCAGATCTTGCCTGTGTTGTAGCAACCCGAGCTTGCGCCCGAGCCTATCGACTGGCTCTAGCCCAATACAGCCAAATGCGAACCTTGGATGTGTGGTATGCCCGATTGGATGCGGATTGGCTAATTGAGCATGCGCCGGATACAGATACACGCAAGCATTGGATAGACATGGCGAAGAGAGCCTTTCAACAAAATATGAGTCGAAAAGCTCAAAAAATAACAGAAAAAATCAATGGAAAATGGCAATTTATTGAGGATTATCCTCTATTATTTCATCCTCCTAATCGCTCGGATTATTTTTCAGAAGTAGCCACTCTTTTTGAGGACTACCGAGATAGTTTACAGTGGGATAGACAGTTCTTATTAGATCGCTATCAATTGGTGGATGTAGCCCTCAAGGTTGTGGGAGTGGGTAGTGTCGGCACCCATTGTGGTGTAGCCTTGTTATTAGATGCTAATGGGGATCCCCTGCTGTTACAGTATAAACAAGCCCAGCCCTCCGTCTTAGAATCTCATCTAGAACCATCTACACATGAGCATGCAGGGCAACGCATTGTCACAGGGCAACGTTTGATCCAAGCCGCCAGTGATATTTTTCTGGGTTGGACGAGCAATACTGACGGACAAGACTTTTATTTTCGGCAATTAAAAGATTGGAAAACCTCTGTTAAGCTCAAAGGAATGTCAGCCTGTAGCCTGGAAGACTACTCTGAGATTTGTGGTTCTGCTCTGGCTCGTACTCATTCTCGGACGGGGGATGCAGCAATGATCAGCGGATATCTGGGAAAGACAGACACTTTTGATCAATTGATCACAGATTTTGCAATAGCTTATGCCCATCAAGTGGAGTTAGACTTTCAACGCCTAATAGAGGCAGTGAAATCTGGGCGCATCACTGCTAAAGAAAGGTAA